The nucleotide sequence CACCGTATCCAAGACCTGCCCGCCTGATGGCACATCATCAAACTTGCCCTCTTTTAACCGTCGCACGATATAGGTCCTGGCCGCCAACGCCTGTGCTTTTAAAGCCTCCAGCTCGAACTCAGCAGGCATTTCCGCCGCTACGACTCCGGTAATATACGTTTCTAGCGGCAATGTTTCCACGGCCTTTTTTTCTGTGCGGTACACCTTTACCGGCAGAGAGGCAGCGGATTCCTTCGTCGCTGGTATGGCAGGTTCCGAGACGGCCACAGTTGGCTGACTGACAGGACCTTTTTCTGGTGAAAACCAAAAGACCAGAGCAGCAGGCATCAGGACGAGCAAGATCGGCAAAGCGATAAACCACATGAGTAGATAGCGTTTCATGCAAGAGATCCTCCCCGTTACGTACTAGACACGAAAAGTCTGAATAACCTACTAAAAGTCTATGTTCTGCAACAGAGCGGTAGAACGAGAGAATGAGAGAGTCGAGAGAACGAAAAAAAGACCCCCTGCATCCGCAGAGAATCTTTCGTTTTGCCATATGGTTGACGCATTTATCAAGCAAAATTAGGAGAGAAACTTACTTTGATGGTTTCGGAAACTGCTTTTTCACGAGCCTTTTCTTCTGGAACCACGCGTTCTACATCTGCTCCTAAAGCCAATAGCTTTTCCGTAAAGTTTACGTAGCCACGGTCAATATGGTGCAGGGCAGAAACCTCAGTCTCTCCCTCAGATACAAGCCCAGCCAGTACAAGTGCTGCACCCGCACGCAAGTCAGTTGCTGCTACCTTGCTGCCTGTCAGCTTGGAACCACCTTCGACGATGGCACTGCGGCCTTCGATCTTGATGTTCGCATTCATGCGACGGAACTCTTCCACGTGCATGAAGCGGTTCTCAAATACTGTTTCGGTCACGATGCTCGTTCCTTCTGAAACAAGCAAAAGCGCCATCATTTGCGACTGCATATCCGTCGGGAAGCCAGGGTATGGCAGCGTCTTGAGGTCAACTGCTTTCAGTGGGCCTGTGCGGCGTACACGAATGCCGTTTTCTTGCTCCTCAATGTCCACGCCCATTTCACGAAGCTTGGCCGTCACGGATTTAAGATGATCGCAAATCGCACCTTCCACAAAGACGTCCCCACCGGTAATCGCTGCAGCCACCATGAAAGTTCCTGCTTCAATGCGGTCAGGAATGACACAATGTGTGCAGCCCTTCATCTTTTCCACGCCTTCGATGCGAATCGAACCTGTACCCGCTCCGCGGATTTTTGCTCCCATCCTGTTCAGGAAGTTCGCCAAATCAACGATCTCTGGCTCTTCTGCCGCATTTTCGATCAATGTGGTTCCCTCTGCCAAAGCAGCGGCCATCATGATATTTTCTGTTGCACCGACGCTAGCAATATCCAGGTAGATTTTCGCACCCTTCAATCGTCCTTCTACCGTCGCTTCAATAAACCCTTGTCCGATTTCGATTTTGGCTCCCATAGCCTCAAACCCTTTTAGGTGCTGGTCGATCGGGCGCGTACCAATGGCACATCCACCCGGAAGAGCGACACGAGCTTGTCCTTTTCTGGCTAAAAGCGGCCCCATCACGAGGAAAGATGCGCGCATTTTGCGGACCAGTTCATAGGACGCTTCTACACTCGTAAGCTTGGAAGCATCGATCGTCAGCACTTCATGATCATATGTAAGGGAGATTCCCATCGATTTCAAGAGGTCGCATATCGTCCGGACATCGTCAAGGCCTGGTACGTCTGAGATGACGCAAGTCCCTTCTTCTGCCAAGATAGATGCTGCAATAATAGGGAGTACGGCATTTTTGGCGCCAGATACTTTTACATTTCCAGCCAATGCCTTACCACCACGGACAATAATTTTATCCAATGTGTACCCCTCCGCGTGCTAATATTCCACAGTGATGATTGGTGTACCTACCGTAATCCATGTTCCAGAATGGCTGTCACGATGCGTAGCCACCTGTAGATTCATCTTTTGACCGTTTAACGCGATGAATGATTCCCACATAGGGGTATACCCTGAAATGCTGACAACCGTATCATCTTGCAAACGTTCTAATTCTGTCGCCTGGAGAGTACCAAAAATCGACAATATTTTACCCTCCTGTTGGTCAACACCCATCTTAACATTGTACAATCCGCGAATACAAGTGCTAATTTGCGGAATAAAGTCGGCGCTTTGCAGGGCATTCGTGAAGGTTTCCTGTACTTGTCCAATATATAGTAGGGAATCACGGTTTCCAGATAACTGAAGTACTAGATATACAGAAAATGCTCCATTTTTAGGAACTCCTGTCACCTCGTAGCTCAGATCCACGCCGTTTTGTGTGTATGTAGTCCTATATGCGAGTATGTTGTGTTTACGCGATTGTTCGCTTGGGGAAAACGGAATCTCAAGTTGTTGTGCCCATTTCGTCGCCAACTCTTTTACTTGTTCAGAACGCAGGCCTTCTCCCATCGCCGTACGCATACGTACCTGAACTGATACACCCGTTGCGCCCGTTTCTTCTAGTACTTTCATCATTTTTGTCACAACCGGCTTTTCTTCCTTTGCTTGTGCAGGCATCCAATACACGGCCCCCATCACGAGCAATAGAGCCAGCACGCACCAACCAGACCATTTCCCCATTGATATCCTCTCCCTTTGCTTACATGTATCTCTTTGTACTTCTCATTTTGTACATGTAGCTGGGTGGATATACCAGCGAATCGTCGTCTTTGGGTATTTAGTTGAACAAATTCCCGAATGTCAGGGACCAGCCCAAGTAATCAAGGAAAAAGCGGGACAGTTCATATCCAATCACAATGGAAAGAAAAATTTGCAACAGCTTCGCCTGAGCACCATTTGGTTTTTTCAAAATCTTATCAAAGCGAAAGGATTGCAGCGCCCACCAAGCGAGCCCAATAAACGCAATCGATAAAATGATACTCAACAAGCCATATACTTCTTGTGGCATGCTCGTTACCTCCTCATTACCCTACCGAGAATCATAGAAAAAGGGACGGCCCGATTACGAGCCATCCCTTCTATTGTACCTGAAGTGCTATTCAGTTACGAGTATCACTGAGAGCTGGGAGAGAGCATGTTCCCAAAATCAAAGGACGGATTGAAATGAATCTGGATATAGTCGGTAACCAGACCCGGGAAAGCACCGAAGAATACGGTAGCGATTGCCATGATGAGAATAAACGTCCAAATGCCTTTTGGCACAACCATAGGTGCTTCGGTTGTCCCGGGACGCATGTACATCTGACGAATAATCCCAAAGTAGTAGTAGTAGGAAATAACGCTGGTGATGATCATAATCGCCGCCAGCCAGTAGTTTTCTACCACTAATGTACCCATGAACAGATAGAACTTCCCGAAGAAGCCAACCGTAATCGGGATACCTGCCAGGGACAAGAGGAAGATGCTCATCGCAATAGCCATCACTGGTGAGCGATGATACAATCCGGCGAATCCTTTCAAATCCTCCGTCTCCTGCTCACGAGATACAACCATAATCACAGCGAAAGCACCAAAGCTGACGATCAAATAACCGAACAGATAGAAGATTACTTCGCTGAAAAAGAGAGAGGTCGGCGGTACAAACGGCACGAGCAAATAGCCCGCTTGCGCAATACCTGAATAAGCCATCATACGCTTGACGTTTGTCTGCCTGAGCGCCATCGTATTCCCGATAATCATTGAGGCCGCTGCCATCAGCCCCAGATAGAGACTTCCCTCTTCGAAAAAGAACCGTCCTGATCCCGTTCCATCGGAAACGTTGAAAAACGAGATCATCATCACTCGAAAGATCAGCGCGAACCCTGCTGCTTTTGACACAACTGCCAGGAAAGCAGTGACCGGGGTAGGAGCACCCTGATACACATCTGGCGCCCACATGTGGTTAGGCGCTGCAGATATTTTGAATGCAAGACCTACTGCAAGAAACGCAAACGCCGTATAAACGAGGAACTGATAGCCCGCCATTCCCGCTTCTGCCAATCGGAATGAGATTTCATAAATATGAGTGGTTCCCGTGAGTCCGTACACGTACGACATCCCAAACAGGAGCACAGCCGTGGCAATACTTCCCGAAACGACGTATTTGAATGCCGACTCGTTGGAAAGCCGTGATTTTTTTCGCAATCCGACCAGTACATAGGACGAGAGAGACAATAGCTCCAGTCCCACAAACAAGGTAATCAAGTCAGCCGACGAAGCCATGACCATAGCCCCGAGAAGCCCGGTCAGCAGCAAATAGTAATACTCGCCTCTGTGCTGGACTTCCCCCGATTTCAGGTAAGACAGCGAGATGAGAATGGCAAAAGCTGTCCCTGCCAGGAAAATCAGCTTGAACGCATTGCCGTAATCATCGATTCGGATCATGTCGATCATGTAGCTGTATGGCTTATCGAGAGCATTCATATTGTTGATCACAAAGATCGCCGCTATGACCGTTGCCAGAAAGGATAGCCAACCGATGACCTGCTTGCCAAGGCGTTTGCCCGCAAAAAGATCCAGCAGTGATAAAAAGGTAGCAAAGCCAAGAATGATAAACTCGGGCAGAAGGTAGCTCCAGTCATATGAGAAAATATCTTTAACCTCCATGGATTACCCTCCTATTCCCGTTACGATAGGTACGATCGTTTTCAGCGCCTGCTGCATCGGATTCCCCAGAACTGCCGGATAAACCCCAATGAGGATAATACATCCCAATAGGACTACTATCGGAATGACTTCCATCGGCTGTGCATCAGCAAGTCCTGTACATCTACCCGGAGTAGGGCCAAAAGTCGTTTTCAAGATCGCTCTGAGTAAATAAACCGCGGTGAGGACAATCCCGATCGCTCCCACTGCTGCCATTACTGGCAAACGACCAAACAGACCGAGGAAGGCAAAGAACTCACTGATGAATCCGGACATGCCCGGAAGTCCGAGTGAAGCCATCCCGCCTGCCAACAACACGCCGCTGACAAACGGCATGGACTTGGCTAAACCGCCCAAATCGTCGAGCATCGATGTCTGCGTCCGATCCCAAATGACACCGATCAAGAAGAAGAGCAGCGCTGAGATAAAGCCGTGGGATACTACCTGGAACATCGCTCCCTGAAACCCGATCGTGTTCATCGAAGCGAAACCAAGCAAGACGATACCCATATGGCTGATACTGGAGTAAGCCAGCACCATTTTTAAATCCTTTTGTACGAAGGCCAGTACAGCTCCATACAAAATGTTGATAATCCCCAAAACTGCCATCCACGTAGAGAAATCATAGGCCTGCTCTGGGAAGAACCCTATTCCCATCCGCAAAAGACCGTACGCCCCCATCTTCAGCAAAATACCGGAGTGAATCATGACGATAGAAGGTGGAGCCTGTACGTGAACGCGTAGCATCCACGTGTGGAACGGAAATACTGGCAGCTTGATCGCAAAAGCGATAAATAGCGCTAGGAAGATGCCAAAACGCATTTCCGGCGTAAGGATTTCGGTTATCGGATGCCCCGGTGTCGTCAGAATCGCCGTGATTTCATCCATGTTGAGCGTCCGCATGATGACAAAGATAACGATAAAAGCCAGCAGCATGATCCCTGAACCGATTCCGTTATACAAAAGGAATTTGTTCGCAGCCTGTTCGCGCTCCCCATATCCCCAAATCCCGATGAGGAAGTACATCGGTACGAGTGTCAGCTCGAAGAAAATGAAGAACAGAAACAGATTGTCTGCTGCAAAGACTCCCAACATACCGATCAACAGCAGGTGAAACAGGATAAAATACTCCTTCTGCCTCTTCTTGATCTGCCACGAAGCAATTGCTGCGAGAGTCCCGATAATCGCCGTCAGCAAAATCAATGGCATCGAAATACCATCCACACCGAGCTCATAGTTGATCTCAAAAGCAAAGACGGTGCCTGCCTGAGCCATTCCAATCGGAATCGAAATCCAATTGTGCTTTTCTACGAACTGGAGATTGGCTGTCTCGTAATCAAACATGCCGAACATCCAACCTGCCAAGATAAGTGCCGGCAACGTTCCAAAAATCCCGACCTGCTTGATCACACCTGCATGTCGACTAGGGATAAAAGCCATGACGAGAATCGCCAGCAGCGGAGAGAACACCAGTGATGACAAAAGGATATTACCCAAAGAGTCCACCTCCCTTGGCCGTCAAACTGATGGCGATGATCAAGAGTAACAGACCGAATATGACCATTGCCCCGTAGGACTGAATCTGCCCGCTTTGTACTCTTGCGTGCAAAGATCCGATTCCTTGGGTGATTTTTGCTGTCAAGCCAACCAAACCATCCACAATATACTTATCAAATACATCCAGGACAAATCCAAGCCAGCCTAATGGACGAACAATGACGTTGTGATACAGCTCATCGATGTAGTATTTCTTGTATGAAAGCTGATAGAGCCACGGCAGTGCTTTGGGAATCGTGTCCGAGGAGATAGATTTCTTGCCGTACATCAGGTAAGCCAGTACGACTCCGAGAATCGAGATCAACAGAGCCACAATCTGCAACCAGGCTGCCGCGTGCTCACTGCCTTCCCCAAAAATGCTCGTGATTGCCGTCCCTGTGTTCGTTGACAACAACCAATCAGAGAGTAATGGTGCGTACGGTGTATTCACAAAGCCTGCGACAACCGCAAGTAACGCCAAGACCAAGAGCGGACCTGTCATGACTCTTGGAGATTCGTGTGCTTCGTGCTTGCCACGTGCCTTCCCTGCGAATGTCAGGAAGAACAGACGGAACATATAGAATGCGGTAAAGAATGCTGCTAGCAGCGCGATGAACAGCAAATCGTAGCGATGTGCTCCGTAAACAGCTCCCAGGATCGCTTCTTTCGACCAGAAACCAGCGAACGGAAAGATCCCCGCAATTGCCAAGCAACCGATCAAGAAAGTCAAAGCGGTGATCGGCATCTTTTTCCACAAACCACCCATTTCGAATACATCCTGCGTATGTACGGCATGGATGACACTACCTGCTCCAAGGAAGAGCAGTGCTTTGAAAAAGGCGTGAGTCATCAAATGGAAAGAACCCGCTACATAACCAGCAGTACCAGCTACACCCAATGCCAGCATCATGTACCCGAGCTGGCTGACTGTGGAATAAGCCAAGACACGCTTGATATCCCGTTGGGTCAGACCGATCGAGGCTGCAAATATGGCGGTGAATCCTCCTACATACGCCACAACTGTCAAAGCCGTATCGGATGCGATAAACAGCGGATAGGTAGCAGCGACCAAATAAACACCAGCCGCGACCATCGTTGCCGCGTGAATCAATGCAGATACAGGGGTTGGACCTTCCATGGCATCAGGCAACCACGTATGAAGCGGAAATTGACCTGATTTTCCCATGGCCCCAACGAAAATGAGGATCGCTGCGAGCGTAATCATCCATGGTTCCAGTCGTCCGAGTGCGATACTCTCAAAAATCGCCCCATACTCAAAACTTCCGGTCCACCAGAACAACAGACATATCCCGATGAAGAGACCAAGGTCCCCGATGCGTGTAACGATAAAAGCCTTTTTGGCAGCCGCTTTTGCCTCTGTCTTGAAGTAGTAGTAGCCAACGAGCAGGAAGGAGCATACCCCGACCAGCTCCCAGAAAATATATACTTGCAACAAATTTGGCGAGATGACTAATCCCAGCATGGAGAACGTGAACAGCGCCAGATATTGATAAAACACCGGAAAGCGTTCATCTCCATGCATGTAGCCCTTGGAATAGATTTGGACCAACAGACTGACCAATGTCACAATGACGAGCATCATGGCATTCAGCGGATTCACTTCGAATCCCATGTTGATCACGATATCGCCGATATGCAGCCAATCTATCACATAATTGTAATCCGCTCCCCCACCCTGGAATCTCTCCCAGAAGATGAGTACTGCGATTCCAAAAGAAACAGCCGTCAGGGTAATGCCCACTATGGCCGCTCCTTCTTTCAATTGGCGACCAAATGAGACGATCACGATGAAAGCAAGAAGCGGAAACAGAGGGATCAGCCAGGCATAGTGCAATAGAGTATCCATCTTTGTCCTCCTTTTCAGGTTTCCCTCTTATCGTTTCATTTGGTCCATTTCATCTACATTCACGGTCTCCTTATTACGGTACAGCGCAATCAGAATCGCTAACCCTACGGCAACCTCGGCAGCTGCAACCGTCATCGTGAACAAGGTAAAGATTTGTCCCGTCACGGATGGATACAGTCCGAATTTGGAAAAGGCGACCAGGTTAATATTTACAGCATTCAGCATCAGCTCGATTGATAACAGGACGACGACTGCATTTCGCTTCGTCAATGCGCCGTACAGGCCTACACAAAAGAGAATCAGAGCGACCATTAAGTAGGAGGAAATGCTTACTGTCATTCGTTATCCCCCTCCTTTTTCGCCATGATGATCGCACCGACCAACGCGACCAACAACAGAACAGACAGCAGTTCAAATGGTATGACGAATTTGGTGAATACTTCGATACCGATTTCTTTTGCATTGTTTACTGGAACCTCTGCAGGTGGCGGTGGCGCAGGCCACGGTGTATTTTGCACACCCCAGAACAACAATCCGAACAGAACGATTACGAAGAGCAGGATAAAACGGTTTTTCCATGTCCGGCCTGTTCCCTCATCGTTCGCATCGTGCTTGGTCAGCATGATTCCAAAGAGCATCAGAATGGAGATAGCCCCTGAATAAACCAGAATTTGTGCGACCCCGACGAACTCCGCTCCCAGCAAAACAAACAGACCTGCAATGCTGATAAACGTAACACCCAATGAGATGACCATGTGGACGACGCGCGTAAAGCTGATCATAAACACCGCGCCACCGATCGTCAGAAGGGACAGGATAAAAAAGGCTACGAATTCGCCTGTCATACTAATTCTCCTCCCTGACGTTCGTATTGTTGTCGTCCAGCCATTTCAAGTTCTTGTACAATTCGTCCCTGCTATAGGCAGCCAGTTCGAAGTTGTTTGTCATTACAATCGCTTCAGTGGGACAAACCTCTGTGCACAAATCGCATAAAATGCACAGTTCAAAATTGATATCGTACGTATCGATAATCTTTCCTTTTTTCTCCGGATCAGGATGGGGCTTCCCTGTCAGTTGAATACACTCCGTCGGACAAATGCGTGCGCATTGGTTGCAGACGATGCATTTTTCAGGAGAAAAGTGTTGAATACCGCGAAAGCGAGGCGGCATTGGAAAGGGCACATCCGGATAGAAGTGGGTTACTTTTTTCTCCGTGAGCTTTTTAAATGTATACCCCAGGCCTTTGGCCAGTCCTAGCATGTGTGTCACCCCTCAGAATTTGAGAACTTGGCTGCACCACGTTTTTGACGAAAGCAAGCTTTTGACGAAGCAAGCCTATGGCGAAGCCTGCGCTATGAAAACAGTGGGACGAAGTCGTTTTCGATCAAGTCGCTACTAGAACATGCCATTTTGGTAAGAAACCACTACGGCTGTGAGCAGGATGTTGAACAATGCCACGGGCAACAGCACTTTCCAGGCAAACGACATCAGTTGATCGACACGTAAGCGCGGCATCGTGGCGCGAATCCAAAACTGGAGGAAGACGTAAAGTGAAAATTTAAGGATAAACCACACGATTCCCGGAATGAAGTCCAGTGATGGATGAATCGGCAACCATCCACCCAAAAAGAGAATCGTAATCAGGGCACCCATCCCGAACATGTACACATACTCCGCCAGCATGAACATCGCAAAACGGAAACCGGAATACTCGACGTGGTAACCACCAACGAGCTCCGACTCTGCTTCTGGCAAGTCAAACGGCGTACGATTCAGCTCAGCCTGGGCAGCAATGATAAATACAGCAAATCCGATAAACTGCGGAACAATATTCCAGACATCCTGCTGCGCATAGACAATATCCTTGAGATTCATGCTGCCCGTCAATAGAACGATCCCCACCACGGACATGACCAGCGGTACTTCATAGCTGATCATCTGCGCAGCGGAGCGGAGACCCCCGATCAGCGAATACTTGTTATTCGAGGCCCATCCAGCCGTGATCACGCCCAATACGGTGATCCCAGACAAGGCGATATAGTACAACAGCCCTATTCCCAGATCAGCGAACCGAATGCTTTCCGAAAAAGGCATGACCGCCAATACGGCAAAAGCAGGGGCATAAGCCAATATTGGTGCTAAAGTGAACAACGCTTTGTCAGCGTGCTGCGGACGAATATCTTCCTTTAATAGCAGCTTGGCAACATCGGCAACCGTCTGGAGAAGTCCCAATGGTCCTACTCGATTCGGCCCGATGCGTAGCTGCATCCACCCAATCACTTTGCGCTCAAAGTAAATAGCGTACGTAACGAATCCCAACACGACTGCAAGCAGTAAAACGGCCGCTACGATAAACCAAAGCGTGGTTCCCCATGAGGGTGCTTGCTGCAAGAGAGTATTCATCAACAGTCAACCTCCCCGAGCACGATGTCGATACTGCCCAGGATGGCAACCATGTTCGAGAGGTTTTCCCCCTGCAACAGCTTAGGCAGAATTTGCAGATTGGTAAATGAAGGCCGTCTGAACTTCAATCTCCACGGTTTATCCTTGCCTTGACTAGCAATGTAGCAACCAATTTCTCCCCGCGGTGACTCGATGCGCACATATGTCTCCCCAGCAGGCGGGCGAATCACACGTGGTACTTTGCCCATGACTTCGCCTTCACTCGGAAATTGCTCCAATGCCTGCTCAAGAATTCGCAGAGATTGTTCAATTTCAGCCATGCGCAGATGATAGCGCGCCATGCAATCTCCCTCAGTCGCTGTCGGCACATCAAATTCAAAACGATCATAAATGCAATACGGTTCGTCCTTGCGCAGGTCCCACTTGACACCTGTCGAGCGGAGCATGACACCTGATAGCGAGTAATCCAACGCAGTTTTTGTATCGAACTTGCCGATTCCATTGAGACGGTGGATAAAAATCTCGTTACCCGTCACCAGTTGATGGTAGTTATTCAATTCCTTCTTCATATATTGGACAAATTCTTTGGCTTTGTCGGTCCAGCCTGGAGGTGCATCCCATTTCACTCCGCCTA is from Brevibacillus brevis and encodes:
- the nuoH gene encoding NADH-quinone oxidoreductase subunit NuoH; the encoded protein is MMNTLLQQAPSWGTTLWFIVAAVLLLAVVLGFVTYAIYFERKVIGWMQLRIGPNRVGPLGLLQTVADVAKLLLKEDIRPQHADKALFTLAPILAYAPAFAVLAVMPFSESIRFADLGIGLLYYIALSGITVLGVITAGWASNNKYSLIGGLRSAAQMISYEVPLVMSVVGIVLLTGSMNLKDIVYAQQDVWNIVPQFIGFAVFIIAAQAELNRTPFDLPEAESELVGGYHVEYSGFRFAMFMLAEYVYMFGMGALITILFLGGWLPIHPSLDFIPGIVWFILKFSLYVFLQFWIRATMPRLRVDQLMSFAWKVLLPVALFNILLTAVVVSYQNGMF
- a CDS encoding DUF1146 family protein, giving the protein MPQEVYGLLSIILSIAFIGLAWWALQSFRFDKILKKPNGAQAKLLQIFLSIVIGYELSRFFLDYLGWSLTFGNLFN
- a CDS encoding complex I subunit 4 family protein — encoded protein: MGNILLSSLVFSPLLAILVMAFIPSRHAGVIKQVGIFGTLPALILAGWMFGMFDYETANLQFVEKHNWISIPIGMAQAGTVFAFEINYELGVDGISMPLILLTAIIGTLAAIASWQIKKRQKEYFILFHLLLIGMLGVFAADNLFLFFIFFELTLVPMYFLIGIWGYGEREQAANKFLLYNGIGSGIMLLAFIVIFVIMRTLNMDEITAILTTPGHPITEILTPEMRFGIFLALFIAFAIKLPVFPFHTWMLRVHVQAPPSIVMIHSGILLKMGAYGLLRMGIGFFPEQAYDFSTWMAVLGIINILYGAVLAFVQKDLKMVLAYSSISHMGIVLLGFASMNTIGFQGAMFQVVSHGFISALLFFLIGVIWDRTQTSMLDDLGGLAKSMPFVSGVLLAGGMASLGLPGMSGFISEFFAFLGLFGRLPVMAAVGAIGIVLTAVYLLRAILKTTFGPTPGRCTGLADAQPMEVIPIVVLLGCIILIGVYPAVLGNPMQQALKTIVPIVTGIGG
- a CDS encoding NADH-quinone oxidoreductase subunit J encodes the protein MTGEFVAFFILSLLTIGGAVFMISFTRVVHMVISLGVTFISIAGLFVLLGAEFVGVAQILVYSGAISILMLFGIMLTKHDANDEGTGRTWKNRFILLFVIVLFGLLFWGVQNTPWPAPPPPAEVPVNNAKEIGIEVFTKFVIPFELLSVLLLVALVGAIIMAKKEGDNE
- the nuoN gene encoding NADH-quinone oxidoreductase subunit NuoN, producing the protein MEVKDIFSYDWSYLLPEFIILGFATFLSLLDLFAGKRLGKQVIGWLSFLATVIAAIFVINNMNALDKPYSYMIDMIRIDDYGNAFKLIFLAGTAFAILISLSYLKSGEVQHRGEYYYLLLTGLLGAMVMASSADLITLFVGLELLSLSSYVLVGLRKKSRLSNESAFKYVVSGSIATAVLLFGMSYVYGLTGTTHIYEISFRLAEAGMAGYQFLVYTAFAFLAVGLAFKISAAPNHMWAPDVYQGAPTPVTAFLAVVSKAAGFALIFRVMMISFFNVSDGTGSGRFFFEEGSLYLGLMAAASMIIGNTMALRQTNVKRMMAYSGIAQAGYLLVPFVPPTSLFFSEVIFYLFGYLIVSFGAFAVIMVVSREQETEDLKGFAGLYHRSPVMAIAMSIFLLSLAGIPITVGFFGKFYLFMGTLVVENYWLAAIMIITSVISYYYYFGIIRQMYMRPGTTEAPMVVPKGIWTFILIMAIATVFFGAFPGLVTDYIQIHFNPSFDFGNMLSPSSQ
- the nuoK gene encoding NADH-quinone oxidoreductase subunit NuoK, translated to MTVSISSYLMVALILFCVGLYGALTKRNAVVVLLSIELMLNAVNINLVAFSKFGLYPSVTGQIFTLFTMTVAAAEVAVGLAILIALYRNKETVNVDEMDQMKR
- the nuoI gene encoding NADH-quinone oxidoreductase subunit NuoI, with the protein product MLGLAKGLGYTFKKLTEKKVTHFYPDVPFPMPPRFRGIQHFSPEKCIVCNQCARICPTECIQLTGKPHPDPEKKGKIIDTYDINFELCILCDLCTEVCPTEAIVMTNNFELAAYSRDELYKNLKWLDDNNTNVREEN
- the murA gene encoding UDP-N-acetylglucosamine 1-carboxyvinyltransferase; translation: MDKIIVRGGKALAGNVKVSGAKNAVLPIIAASILAEEGTCVISDVPGLDDVRTICDLLKSMGISLTYDHEVLTIDASKLTSVEASYELVRKMRASFLVMGPLLARKGQARVALPGGCAIGTRPIDQHLKGFEAMGAKIEIGQGFIEATVEGRLKGAKIYLDIASVGATENIMMAAALAEGTTLIENAAEEPEIVDLANFLNRMGAKIRGAGTGSIRIEGVEKMKGCTHCVIPDRIEAGTFMVAAAITGGDVFVEGAICDHLKSVTAKLREMGVDIEEQENGIRVRRTGPLKAVDLKTLPYPGFPTDMQSQMMALLLVSEGTSIVTETVFENRFMHVEEFRRMNANIKIEGRSAIVEGGSKLTGSKVAATDLRAGAALVLAGLVSEGETEVSALHHIDRGYVNFTEKLLALGADVERVVPEEKAREKAVSETIKVSFSPNFA
- a CDS encoding YwmB family TATA-box binding protein translates to MGKWSGWCVLALLLVMGAVYWMPAQAKEEKPVVTKMMKVLEETGATGVSVQVRMRTAMGEGLRSEQVKELATKWAQQLEIPFSPSEQSRKHNILAYRTTYTQNGVDLSYEVTGVPKNGAFSVYLVLQLSGNRDSLLYIGQVQETFTNALQSADFIPQISTCIRGLYNVKMGVDQQEGKILSIFGTLQATELERLQDDTVVSISGYTPMWESFIALNGQKMNLQVATHRDSHSGTWITVGTPIITVEY
- a CDS encoding NADH-quinone oxidoreductase subunit D, with the translated sequence MNHNILTTHVDTSSETGLRTEEMLLNVGPQHPSTHGVFRLVVKIDGETIKEAIPVMGYLHRGTEKLAENLTYTQIIPYTDRMDYVSAMTNNYVLCHAVETMMGLEIPERAQFLRLIAMELNRVASHLVWWGTFLLDIGAMGPFLYAFRDRETILDLFNELCGARMTFNYMRVGGVKWDAPPGWTDKAKEFVQYMKKELNNYHQLVTGNEIFIHRLNGIGKFDTKTALDYSLSGVMLRSTGVKWDLRKDEPYCIYDRFEFDVPTATEGDCMARYHLRMAEIEQSLRILEQALEQFPSEGEVMGKVPRVIRPPAGETYVRIESPRGEIGCYIASQGKDKPWRLKFRRPSFTNLQILPKLLQGENLSNMVAILGSIDIVLGEVDC
- the nuoL gene encoding NADH-quinone oxidoreductase subunit L, producing the protein MDTLLHYAWLIPLFPLLAFIVIVSFGRQLKEGAAIVGITLTAVSFGIAVLIFWERFQGGGADYNYVIDWLHIGDIVINMGFEVNPLNAMMLVIVTLVSLLVQIYSKGYMHGDERFPVFYQYLALFTFSMLGLVISPNLLQVYIFWELVGVCSFLLVGYYYFKTEAKAAAKKAFIVTRIGDLGLFIGICLLFWWTGSFEYGAIFESIALGRLEPWMITLAAILIFVGAMGKSGQFPLHTWLPDAMEGPTPVSALIHAATMVAAGVYLVAATYPLFIASDTALTVVAYVGGFTAIFAASIGLTQRDIKRVLAYSTVSQLGYMMLALGVAGTAGYVAGSFHLMTHAFFKALLFLGAGSVIHAVHTQDVFEMGGLWKKMPITALTFLIGCLAIAGIFPFAGFWSKEAILGAVYGAHRYDLLFIALLAAFFTAFYMFRLFFLTFAGKARGKHEAHESPRVMTGPLLVLALLAVVAGFVNTPYAPLLSDWLLSTNTGTAITSIFGEGSEHAAAWLQIVALLISILGVVLAYLMYGKKSISSDTIPKALPWLYQLSYKKYYIDELYHNVIVRPLGWLGFVLDVFDKYIVDGLVGLTAKITQGIGSLHARVQSGQIQSYGAMVIFGLLLLIIAISLTAKGGGLFG